A window from Malania oleifera isolate guangnan ecotype guangnan chromosome 7, ASM2987363v1, whole genome shotgun sequence encodes these proteins:
- the LOC131160147 gene encoding transcription repressor MYB6-like, with translation MGHNCCGKHKVKRGLWSPEEDARLVKYITTHGHGSWSSIPKLAGLQRCGKSCRLRWINYLRPDVRRGSFTAQEERTIIDVHRMLGNKWAQIAKHLPGRTDNEVKNFWNSCIKKKLISQGLDPSTHKLLMPPRNHQIHNNNNIIISNINNTNIINNLACHLNLYRIHNDQHEGSSITCTHAPTFEHQNHSFVWSSNGTVKVDQDPPSLTDQLGRTCSSMGITAPISSSSYMDSSGFSNLDENCGMWAPSVESAEQKEQEEILIMQQVLQPGPAQEVIISRGHQGELIDGSNGRLLDFDHQGEVIDESNGQFSGGQNMDDSFESSNINDFEFVESSPPMPCGMYSNFSSGNELAWDY, from the exons ATGGGCCACAACTGCTGCGGCAAACACAAAGTTAAGAGAGGGCTCTGGTCTCCCGAAGAAGACGCGAGGCTCGTTAAATACATCACCACCCATGGCCATGGCTCCTGGAGTTCCATTCCCAAACTAGCAG GCTTGCAGAGGTGTGGAAAGAGCTGCAGATTGAGATGGATAAACTACCTGAGACCAGACGTAAGGAGGGGATCCTTCACCGCGCAGGAAGAAAGAACCATCATCGATGTTCACAGAATGCTGGGCAACAAATGGGCTCAGATAGCCAAGCATTTGCCTGGCAGAACCGACAATGAGGTCAAGAACTTCTGGAACTCCTGCATTAAGAAAAAGCTCATCTCACAAGGGTTAGATCCCAGCACTCACAAGCTCCTCATGCCCCCTCGTAATCACCAGATCCACAacaacaataatattattatcagTAACATTAATAACACAAATATCATCAATAATCTCGCATGTCATTTAAATCTCTATCGCATCCATAATGATCAGCATGAAGGCTCCAGTATCACTTGTACTCACGCACCTACCTTTGAACATCAAAACCACAGCTTTGTTTGGAGCAGTAATGGTACTGTTAAGGTTGACCAAGACCCACCTTCTTTAACGGATCAGTTGGGACGAACCTGTTCTTCGATGGGAATTACAGCACCCATATCGTCTTCTTCTTACATGGATTCATCTGGGTTTAGCAACTTGGATGAGAATTGTGGCATGTGGGCTCCTAGCGTTGAGAGTGCAGAACAAAAGGAACAGGAAGAAATATTAATAATGCAGCAAGTTCTACAGCCAGGGCCTGCGCAGGAGGTGATCATCAGCCGTGGTCATCAGGGAGAACTAATTGATGGATCTAATGGTCGGCTGTTGGATTTTGATCATCAGGGGGAAGTAATTGATGAATCTAATGGTCAATTCAGTGGTGGTCAGAACATGGATGATTCGTTCGAAAGCTCTAATATTAATGATTTTGAGTTTGTTGAGTCCTCTCCGCCAATGCCTTGTGGTATGTACAGCAATTTCAGTTCTGGGAATGAGCTTGCATGGGATTATTAG